In the Acomys russatus chromosome 11, mAcoRus1.1, whole genome shotgun sequence genome, one interval contains:
- the Tjap1 gene encoding tight junction-associated protein 1, whose product MTSAAPAKKPYRKAPPEHRELRLEIPVSQLEQEEPLTDAERMKLLQQENEELRRRLASATRRTEALERELEIGQDCLELELGQSREELEKFKDKFRRLQNSYTASQRANQELEDKLHTLASLSHSWIFAIKKAEMDRKTLDWEIVELTNKLLDAKNTINKLEELNERYRLDCNLAVQLLKCNKSHFRNHKFADLPCELQDMVRKHLRNGQEAASPSPSSSPAPGAVVPTSVIARVLEKPESLLLNSAQSGSAGRPLAEDVFVHVDMSGDAPGDSASSPAPGSPSPQPNGECCSVSTTGGSPEEELPLPAIEKLSPYPTPSPPHPLYPGRKVIEFSEDKIRIPRNSPLPNCTYATRQAISLSLVDEGSERVHRSSVPSNPASAQGSPHHQLSPAPSALSAPASSASSEEDLLASWQRAFVDRTPPPAAVVQRTAFGRDALPELQLHFSPSLSEAPSPSPHCESGRLLPTELDSGFSHEEEEEMLNLPVSPEEERQSLLPDKEGPAEGPSPSHTDGRAWPPPSSSRPQRSPKRMGVHHLHRKDSLTQAQEQGTLLS is encoded by the exons ATGACCAGTGCTGCCCCTGCTAAGAAACCTTACCGTAAGGCACCTCCAGAGCATCGAGAGCTGCGCCTGGAAATCCCTGTGTCCCAGCTTGAGCAAGAG gaGCCCCTGACTGACGCAGAGAGGATGAA gCTTTTGCAGCAGGAGAATGAAGAACTTCGCCGACGCCTGGCCTCGGCCACCAGACGCACTGAGGCCTTGGAGCGGGAGCTGGAAATAGGGCAAgactgcctggaactggagttaggccAGAGCcgagaggagctggagaaattCAAGGACAAATTCCGCAG GCTGCAGAACAGCTACACAGCTTCCCAGCGGGCCAACCAGGAGCTGGAGGACAAGCTGCACACACTG GCCTCTCTTAGCCACAGCTGGATTTTTGCA ATCAAGAAGGCGGAGATGGACAGGAAGACGCTGGACTGGGAGATTGTGGAGCTGACCAACAAGCTACTGGATGCAAAGAACACCATCAATAAGCTGGAAGAGCTCAAT GAACGGTACCGGCTGGACTGCAACTTGGCCGTGCAGCTCCTCAAATGCAACAAGTCCCACTTCCGGAACCATAAATTTGCTGAT CTACCCTGTGAGCTACAGGACATGGTTCGGAAACATCTGCGGAATGGTCAAGAGGCTGCCAGCCCAAGCCCTTCTTCCAGCCCAGCCCCAGGGGCTGTGGTGCCTACCTCAGTCATTGCCCGGGTGTTGGAGAAGCCCGAGTCTCTCCTGCTTAACTCAGCCCAGTCAGGCAGTGCTGGGCGGCCCTTGGCTGAGGATGTATTCGTGCACGTGGACATGAGTGGAGATGCTCCAGGTGACTCAGCCAGCTCCCCCGCCCCTGGCAGTCCCTCTCCACAACCCAATGGGGAATGCTGCTCAGTGAGTACTACAGGGGGCTCCCCAGAGGAGGAGCTGCCCCTGCCAGCCATTGAGAAGTTGAGTCCCTACCCTACCCCATCTCCACCACACCCATTGTACCCTGGTAGGAAAGTGATAGAGTTCTCTGAGGACAAGATTCGAATTCCTCGAAACAGCCCCCTACCCAACTGTACTTACGCCACCAGACAGGCCATCTCCTTGAGCCTGGTGGACGAAGGAAGTGAGCGAGTCCACCGCAGCTCAGTGCCTAGCAACCCTGCCTCAGCCCAAGGCTCACCCCATCACCAGCTTAGTCCAGCTCCCTCAGCATTGAGTGCCCCAGCTAGCTCTGCCAGCTCTGAGGAGGACCTGCTGGCCAGTTGGCAGCGTGCATTTGTGGACCGCACCCCGCCACCTGCTGCTGTGGTCCAGCGCACAGCCTTTGGACGAGATGCCCTCCCTGAGCTGCAGCTGCACTTCTCCCCGAGCCTCTCTGAAGCGCCGTCACCTTCCCCACACTGTGAGAGTGGACGTTTGCTGCCAACAGAGCTTGACTCTGGCTTTTCccatgaagaggaagaggaaatgctgAACCTGCCTGTCAGCCCTGAGGAAGAGCGCCAGAGCCTGCTGCCTGATAAAGAGGGCCCAGCGGAAGGACCTAGCCCTTCCCACACTGATGGCAGGGCATGGCCACCCCCCAGTTCCAGCCGCCCCCAGCGCAGTCCCAAGAGAATGGGAGTACACCACCTGCACCGCAAGGACAGCCTAACACAGGCCCAGGAGCAGGGCACCCTGCTCAGCTAG
- the Lrrc73 gene encoding leucine-rich repeat-containing protein 73, whose translation MLPSSIQISGEPLSGAEVRDICRGLRDNAVRLLSLRGCRLCDRDFGRICRALAGATSLAQLNLNLGVVSSPSRIKQLAEALRTNRSIQSLFLHGSPLTDAGLALLNPALALHPALVALDLGDCMLGDEAVNLICGLLPPDGAKSGLKELTLSANPGITPKGWSRLAIAVAHSSQVRVLNLDYNPLGDHVAGMLAVAVASSRTLEVLDLEGTGLTNQSAQTLLDMVENYPTALRSLVLAENSISPELQQQICDLLSEGEEEEEVAGEAVDTQEWGRGREPAAHQRGGSSWMCPSDPSSQMVLMTSGLGDSLLAETEM comes from the exons ATGCTGCCCAGTTCCATCCAGATTTCGGGGGAGCCGTTGTCAGGCGCCGAGGTGCGGGACATCTGCCGCGGCCTGCGCGACAACGCGGTACGCCTGCTCTCGCTGCGCGGCTGTCGCCTGTGCGACCGTGACTTCGGCCGCATCTGCCGGGCCCTAGCTGGAGCCACGTCCCTGGCGCAGCTCAACCTTAACCTGGGTGTCGTGTCCAGCCCCAGCCGCATCAAGCAGCTGGCAGAAGCGCTACGGACCAACCGCTCCATCCAGTCCCTCTT CCTACATGGGAGCCCACTGACAGATGCGGGACTGGCCTTGCTGAACCCAGCCCTGGCTCTCCACCCTGCCCTTGTGGCTCTTGACCTAGGGGACTGCATGTTGGGTGATGAAGCCGTCAACCTCATCTGTGGCCTCCTCCCTCCAGACGGGGCCAAGTCTG GTCTGAAGGAGCTAACACTGAGCGCCAATCCTGGCATCACCCCTAAGGGCTGGAGCCGCCTCGCCATTGCTGTGGCCCACAGCTCCCAAGTCCGCGTCCTCAACCTGGACTACAACCCCCTGG GTGACCATGTTGCAGGGATGCTGGCTGTAGCTGTGGCCTCAAGCCGTACCCTAGAAGTCCTAGACTTGGAGGGCACAGGGCTTACCAACCAGTCAGCTCAG ACCCTGCTGGACATGGTAGAAAATTACCCAACAGCTTTGCGGAGCCTGGTGTTGGCTGAGAACAGCATTAGCCCAGAGCTGCAGCAGCAGATCTGTGACCTCCTCTccgagggggaggaagaggaagaggtggcaGGAGAGGCTGTCGACACGCAGGAATGGGGGAGAGGGCGGGAGCCCGCTGCCCACCAGCGGGGTGGCAGCTCCTGGATGTGCCCCAGTG ATCCCAGCTCTCAGATGGTGCTAATGACATCAGGACTAGGGGACAGTCTGTTGGCTGAGACCGAGATGTGA
- the Yipf3 gene encoding protein YIPF3 → MATPAAPASGVRNGAGPEWGGFEENIQGGGSAVIDMENMDDTSGSSFEDMGELHQRLREEEVDADAAAAEEEDGEFLGMKGFKGQLSRQVADQMWQAGKRQASRAFSLYANIDILRPYFDVEPAQVRSRLLESMIPIKMVNFPQKVAGELYGPLMLVFTLVAILLHGMKTSDTIIREGTLMGTAIGTCFGYWLGVSSFVYFLAYLCNAQITMLQMLALLGYGLFGHCIVLFITYNIHLHALFYLFWLLVGGLSTLRMVAVLVSRTVGPTQRLLLCGTLATLHMLFLLYLHFAYHKVVEGILDTLEGPNIPPMQRVPRDIPAVLPAARLPVAVVNATAKAIAVTLQSH, encoded by the exons ATGGCAACTCCGGCGGCGCCGGCCAGCGGCGTCCGAAATGGTGCTGGCCCAGAGTGGGGAGGCTTCGAAGAAAACATCCAG GGCGGAGGCTCTGCTGTGATTGATATGGAGAATATGGATGACACCTCCGGCTCCAGCTTCGAGGATATGGGCGAGCTGCACCAGCGCCTGCGCGAGGAAGAGGTAGATGCCGACGCAGCTGCTGCcgaagaggaggatggggagttcCTCGGCATGAAAGGCTTTAAGGGGCAGCTGAGCCGGCAGGTGGCTGATCAG ATGTGGCAGGCAGGGAAGAGACAAGCTTCCCGGGCCTTCAGCTTGTATGCCAACATCGACATCCTGAGACCCTACTTTGATGTGGAGCCTGCCCAGGTCCGAAGCAG gctCTTGGAGTCCATGATCCCTATCAAGATGGTCAACTTCCCCCAG AAAGTGGCAGGTGAGCTCTACGGACCTCTCATGCTGGTCTTCACACTGGTTGCCATCCTCCTGCATGGGATGAAGACTTCTGATACCATTATC CGGGAGGGCACCCTGATGGGCACAGCCATCGGCACCTGCTTCGGGTACTGGCTGGGGGTCTCGTCCTTCGTTTATTTCCTGGCCTACCTGTGCAATGCGCAGATCACCATGCTGCAGATGCTGGCACTGCTG GGCTATGGCCTCTTCGGGCACTGTATTGTCCTGTTTATCACCTATAACATTCACCTCCATGCCCTCTTCTACCTCTTCTGGCTGTTGGTGGGCGGGCTGTCCACCCTGCGCATG GTGGCGGTGTTGGTGTCACGGACTGTGGGCCCTACGCAGCGGCTGCTCCTCTGTGGCACGCTGGCCACCCTGCATATGCTCTTCCTGCTATATCTGCACTTTGCCTACCACAAGGTGGTAGAGG GTATCCTGGACACCCTGGAGGGCCCCAATATCCCACCCATGCAGAGAGTCCCCAGGGACATTCCTGCTGTGCTCCCTGCTGCCAGGCTTCCTGTCGCTGTGGTCAATGCCACTGCCAAGGCAATAGCAGTGACCCTGCAGTCACACTGA